A region of Actinomycetota bacterium DNA encodes the following proteins:
- a CDS encoding S8 family serine peptidase, with the protein MLRRVLAMTFSVCLVVSLAPSAGAAADPLASKQWALGKIQAQQAWSLSRGTGVTIAIVDTGIDLAHEDLRAQVVPGTSVLGCGKRAKSCNTTGQDDEGHGSHVAGIAAAATDNGIGVAGVAPGAKLMPVKVLNALGEGTVDQIAAGIDYAHNNGAKVINLSLGVMSGQSQIGATLGWWKPINDAINRAWAKGAVIVVAAGNDSFPLCAEPAAHAKAICVGATDHNDLIASYSNSGDIDVTAPGGFGSVFCEHSDVDILSTMWTGSAWDCQGTPTNGGTPFMTGYETAAGTSMAAPHVSGVAALLLAKGLTNQQTVDKIKSSADDLGSPGYDPVYGAGRINAFRAVS; encoded by the coding sequence ATGCTTCGTCGCGTACTGGCCATGACGTTCTCGGTATGTCTGGTCGTATCGCTGGCGCCCAGCGCCGGCGCCGCGGCAGACCCGCTCGCTTCCAAGCAGTGGGCGCTCGGCAAGATTCAGGCTCAGCAGGCATGGAGTCTCTCCCGCGGCACCGGCGTGACGATCGCGATCGTCGACACCGGCATCGACCTCGCCCACGAGGACCTGAGGGCCCAGGTTGTGCCCGGTACCAGCGTCCTCGGTTGCGGCAAGAGGGCGAAGAGCTGCAACACCACCGGCCAGGATGATGAGGGACACGGCAGCCACGTCGCGGGTATCGCGGCCGCGGCCACGGACAACGGCATCGGAGTGGCCGGCGTGGCCCCCGGCGCAAAGCTCATGCCCGTGAAGGTCCTCAACGCCCTCGGTGAGGGCACCGTGGACCAGATCGCGGCCGGGATCGACTACGCCCACAACAATGGCGCAAAGGTCATCAACCTCTCGCTCGGAGTGATGTCCGGCCAGTCGCAGATCGGGGCCACGCTGGGCTGGTGGAAGCCCATCAACGACGCGATCAACCGGGCCTGGGCCAAGGGCGCCGTGATCGTGGTCGCCGCGGGCAACGACTCGTTCCCGCTGTGCGCGGAGCCCGCTGCCCATGCCAAGGCGATCTGCGTCGGCGCGACCGACCACAACGACCTGATCGCCAGCTACTCCAACTCCGGCGACATCGACGTGACCGCTCCCGGCGGGTTCGGTTCCGTCTTCTGCGAGCACTCGGACGTGGACATCCTGTCCACCATGTGGACTGGATCGGCCTGGGACTGCCAGGGCACCCCGACCAACGGCGGGACCCCCTTCATGACGGGCTACGAGACCGCGGCCGGGACGTCCATGGCCGCTCCGCACGTGTCCGGAGTCGCGGCGCTGCTGCTGGCCAAGGGCCTGACGAACCAGCAGACGGTGGACAAGATCAAGTCCTCCGCCGACGACCTCGGCTCCCCAGGTTACGACCCGGTCTACGGGGCGGGTCGCATCAACGCATTCCGCGCCGTCAGCTGA
- a CDS encoding response regulator, translating into MSAAARGTAAPPESLAPRPSRLPRILTWPETWGLGFTGLLLWLFAVEGAHAALGDGAILMWVPVAIGGVIFNLQVRRLGSRWPDVAGGTPNYVTRLLQPQPALARYAGLAYFQGWASVPALSGILLAQMVGASLSAAGVQAPVRTLTVAFTALAFVVAFSGGRTLSVLHLFFLVPAVGLLLVFCVQGLGWAAADPATRSRGLAVTGLNPQDWAKWFFVAAYGAYGCDTASSFVADSRDRGRTLTAIKAAAVFLPVVYVGGSWVVNAFGPASAPPGAFQGFLTVVAAPFWGGAAPPLVTFLLASSILLSCATAAANCPRMLYQFSRDGLMAPVLSVVSPSGVLGPALTMTLAVSLAFLVWGDVTSALVVSATGYFVSCILMHAGIWLRRDQPGMPWPRLSLALAVLEAVTLVIGGLRWGWAPFALGLLVPAAMAGLDTLIRRLRLAVLDPDWWARQHARRAAATGEDPVMFQVLAQLILLSVAGSAGWLVGGAALRQATATFRTNLFVMFIVIVGFVGVAVASWTTLARLHRVQSSQRRMRHLLESAVDGVTVVDAAGLVTVANEASGKIFGTATTNLSGRPLVELLPDMPPDPRAWPSHSERQIDLPGQLQKCVDVTISQSETETLVEYMVVLRDITESRQMEKMKDEFTSVVSHELRTPLTSIRGALGLLSQTEGSLSGSGQRMLSIALSNTERLVRLINDILDVQRLESGRVEMKPQVRKAADLIKEAAEAMKAMADGAGVHLEARPGDERVWADADRILQVLTNLISNAIKFSPEGARVTVESASINGEVVFRVTDSGRGIPHDKLESIFERFRQVDSTDSREREGTGLGLAISRGIVEQHGGRIWVESTVGEGSTFLFSLPSVSDPGPDDGDGEEAATVLVCDDDPAVADVVATILRREGYAVLVATSGEEALDKAAEHNPQAVILDLLMPGMSGWQTAAALKAQPSTSTIPIIILSALSQDEAAEVPGDVAGWLAKPVEEAKLFEGLRGALSAGAARVLVVEDQPRLSSVIETTLRDAGAETATATSGREALGLLETLQPDMIVLDLALGDDDALDVADWVKEHPNPPALVAVDSSATTADPEGEAAEPAGRFLERLLGLLERMTRHSRRGSS; encoded by the coding sequence ATGTCGGCGGCCGCCCGCGGGACGGCAGCGCCTCCCGAGAGCCTGGCTCCCCGGCCATCGCGGCTCCCGCGCATCCTCACGTGGCCCGAGACCTGGGGACTGGGCTTCACCGGCCTCCTGTTGTGGCTGTTCGCCGTCGAAGGGGCCCATGCCGCGCTCGGAGACGGCGCGATCCTCATGTGGGTGCCGGTTGCCATCGGCGGCGTGATCTTCAACCTCCAGGTGAGGCGCCTGGGGTCCCGGTGGCCGGATGTAGCCGGAGGAACCCCCAACTACGTCACCCGGCTGCTGCAACCCCAGCCGGCCCTGGCCCGGTATGCCGGCCTCGCCTACTTCCAGGGTTGGGCGTCGGTGCCCGCGCTGAGCGGGATTCTGCTGGCGCAGATGGTGGGCGCGAGCCTGAGCGCCGCGGGCGTGCAGGCCCCGGTCCGGACGCTCACGGTCGCCTTCACCGCCCTCGCATTCGTGGTTGCTTTCAGCGGCGGCCGGACGTTGAGCGTCCTGCATCTGTTCTTCCTGGTTCCCGCGGTCGGGCTCCTGCTGGTGTTCTGCGTCCAGGGCCTGGGGTGGGCGGCGGCAGATCCCGCCACACGCTCCCGAGGCCTCGCCGTCACCGGCCTGAACCCCCAGGACTGGGCGAAGTGGTTTTTTGTGGCGGCCTACGGCGCCTACGGGTGTGACACTGCATCCTCGTTTGTCGCCGACAGCCGCGACCGCGGGCGGACGCTCACGGCGATCAAGGCTGCGGCCGTTTTCCTGCCGGTCGTGTATGTAGGCGGGTCGTGGGTGGTCAACGCGTTCGGCCCCGCATCCGCGCCCCCCGGAGCCTTTCAGGGGTTTCTGACCGTGGTGGCGGCACCCTTCTGGGGCGGGGCGGCCCCCCCGCTCGTCACGTTCCTGCTGGCGTCCAGCATCCTGCTCAGCTGCGCCACGGCCGCAGCCAACTGCCCCCGGATGCTCTACCAGTTCTCACGCGACGGGCTGATGGCGCCGGTCCTGTCCGTGGTCTCCCCGTCGGGAGTGCTCGGTCCGGCTCTGACGATGACTCTGGCCGTCAGCCTGGCGTTCCTTGTATGGGGCGACGTGACCAGCGCTCTGGTCGTCTCCGCCACCGGCTACTTCGTGTCCTGCATCCTGATGCACGCTGGGATCTGGCTGCGCCGCGACCAGCCCGGCATGCCCTGGCCGCGGCTGTCGCTGGCGCTGGCCGTCCTGGAGGCCGTGACTCTTGTGATCGGAGGCCTTCGGTGGGGCTGGGCCCCGTTCGCGCTCGGACTCCTGGTGCCGGCCGCCATGGCCGGACTCGACACCCTGATCCGCAGGCTGCGCCTGGCCGTGCTGGACCCGGATTGGTGGGCGCGACAGCACGCGCGAAGAGCTGCTGCAACCGGTGAGGACCCCGTGATGTTCCAGGTCCTGGCCCAACTCATCCTGTTGTCGGTTGCAGGATCGGCGGGGTGGCTGGTCGGCGGGGCGGCACTGCGTCAGGCCACTGCGACCTTCAGGACCAACCTGTTCGTGATGTTCATCGTGATCGTCGGCTTCGTGGGGGTTGCCGTGGCGTCCTGGACCACGCTGGCCCGCCTCCACCGCGTTCAGAGCTCTCAGCGGCGCATGCGGCACCTCCTGGAGTCGGCGGTGGACGGCGTCACGGTTGTGGACGCCGCAGGGCTGGTGACGGTAGCCAACGAAGCTTCAGGCAAGATCTTCGGGACCGCCACGACGAACCTGTCCGGGCGGCCCCTCGTAGAGCTTCTCCCGGACATGCCCCCGGATCCGCGGGCGTGGCCTTCCCACAGCGAGAGGCAGATCGACCTTCCCGGGCAACTGCAGAAGTGCGTCGACGTCACCATCTCGCAATCGGAGACCGAGACACTCGTGGAGTACATGGTCGTCCTTCGCGACATTACCGAGAGTCGTCAGATGGAAAAGATGAAGGACGAGTTCACCTCGGTGGTCAGCCACGAGCTCCGGACACCCCTTACGTCCATCCGCGGCGCCCTGGGGCTGCTGTCGCAGACGGAAGGATCGTTGTCCGGCAGCGGGCAGCGGATGTTGAGCATCGCTCTCAGCAATACCGAGAGGCTCGTTCGGCTGATCAACGACATCCTGGATGTCCAGCGCCTTGAATCGGGCCGGGTCGAGATGAAGCCCCAGGTCCGGAAGGCCGCAGACCTGATAAAGGAGGCGGCCGAGGCTATGAAGGCCATGGCCGACGGAGCCGGTGTCCACTTGGAGGCCCGGCCCGGCGATGAGCGCGTGTGGGCGGATGCCGACCGTATCCTTCAGGTGCTGACCAACCTGATCAGCAACGCCATCAAGTTCTCGCCGGAGGGGGCGCGAGTGACAGTCGAGTCCGCTTCGATAAACGGTGAGGTCGTGTTCCGCGTCACCGACAGTGGACGTGGGATTCCGCACGACAAGCTGGAATCGATATTCGAGCGGTTCCGGCAGGTCGACTCCACCGACTCGCGCGAGCGGGAGGGGACGGGGCTCGGCCTGGCGATCAGCAGGGGGATCGTGGAGCAGCACGGGGGCCGAATCTGGGTCGAGTCCACGGTGGGCGAGGGGAGCACCTTTCTGTTCTCCCTTCCTTCGGTCAGCGATCCGGGGCCCGATGACGGAGATGGCGAGGAAGCCGCGACCGTCCTGGTCTGCGACGACGACCCTGCGGTAGCCGACGTCGTAGCGACGATCCTCAGGCGCGAAGGTTACGCCGTGCTCGTTGCGACATCCGGCGAGGAGGCCCTCGACAAGGCCGCCGAGCACAACCCGCAGGCGGTGATTCTCGACCTCCTGATGCCGGGCATGAGCGGGTGGCAGACGGCCGCGGCACTGAAGGCGCAGCCTTCGACCAGCACTATCCCCATCATCATCCTCAGCGCGCTGTCCCAGGACGAGGCTGCCGAGGTGCCTGGAGATGTGGCGGGATGGCTGGCGAAGCCGGTGGAAGAGGCGAAGCTGTTCGAGGGGCTGCGAGGGGCGCTGTCGGCGGGCGCCGCGAGGGTCCTGGTGGTGGAGGACCAGCCGAGGCTTTCGAGCGTCATAGAGACCACCCTCCGGGATGCGGGCGCCGAGACCGCCACGGCCACCAGTGGAAGGGAGGCGCTAGGCCTGCTGGAGACATTGCAGCCAGACATGATCGTCCTGGATCTCGCCCTCGGCGATGATGACGCTCTGGACGTTGCCGACTGGGTCAAAGAGCACCCGAATCCTCCGGCCTTGGTCGCCGTGGACTCGTCGGCGACAACCGCAGATCCTGAAGGGGAGGCCGCCGAGCCGGCGGGGAGGTTCTTGGAGCGCCTTTTGGGGTTGCTGGAGCGGATGACTCGGCACAGTCGAAGGGGGTCTTCGTGA
- a CDS encoding response regulator, whose amino-acid sequence MSKRVLIVEDDDDIRDVISLSIQTTTDWILTAAGSGTEGLIAARSGPHDVILLDAMMPDMDGPAVFVELRADPSTSQIPVIFVTAKVQAADRQRFEDLGAAGMIQKPFDPFALADQVRAILGWEA is encoded by the coding sequence GTGAGCAAGCGGGTCCTGATCGTGGAGGACGATGACGACATCCGCGATGTCATCTCCTTGAGCATCCAGACGACCACCGACTGGATCCTCACGGCAGCTGGATCGGGAACGGAGGGGCTCATTGCGGCCCGGTCGGGGCCGCACGACGTGATCCTCCTGGACGCAATGATGCCCGACATGGACGGACCCGCCGTCTTCGTCGAGTTGCGGGCCGACCCCTCGACCAGCCAGATCCCGGTCATCTTTGTGACCGCGAAGGTCCAGGCAGCCGATCGCCAGAGGTTCGAGGACCTGGGTGCGGCGGGAATGATCCAGAAGCCGTTCGACCCCTTCGCGTTGGCAGACCAGGTGAGAGCGATCCTGGGCTGGGAGGCCTGA